Below is a genomic region from Virgibacillus dokdonensis.
TGATCTAGCCCAAACATAACTTCTGTTTTCACACCTACACGATTTCCTACATCTTTTGCTTCTATCCTCTTTCCAACTGATAATGTACCACCAATAATATTTCCTCTATGACAGATAACACGCTCACGTACTTTACACTGGCTATGAAAAATAGAATTTTCTACAAATAAGTCCTTCCCAGCAATAATATTGCCTTGGTTCACATAACCAACATGTATATTTTCGTCTGCTTGAATCGTTCCTGCCCCTTGCCCTGCGACTCCTTCTGCTACATAGATCGAACCACCAGCAAGTACTGTAGCAGCTTCCACCATCCCAAATATTTTGACATCTCCTTTTGCTGTAACTGTATAACCAGCAGGAACATCACCACGAATAATAATAGTGCCGATAAAATCTATATTGCCCGTTTTCATAGATAATGTTTGATTTACTTCATATACCGGTTGGACTTGAATATACTTTCCGCGCCAGCTCAACTGCCCATCTGTAGTAGCATAAAAACTTTGGTCAGCTTCCCGATAAACAACGTTCTTGCCTGCTTTTACAAGAACTTTTTTGCCAGGGTATGATGGAATAATCGCTCCGCATACGTCAAAACCCGCTTCACCATCGGTCGGTGCAATAAGGGTTGCGATTTTTTCCCCTTTTTTCACCGATGGTATTTGCATAATGTCTCGAAAATCCTGCTT
It encodes:
- a CDS encoding DUF342 domain-containing protein, with amino-acid sequence MKLLENIFKVNVSQNKMLAEIDVSEQEEDFTTLQMTKSDVIAFLQKNNVTNGILEEAIFSIVNDTSNVTYPITIAKGKKPVHGKDGQIQYISDFNPDNAWEKKQDFRDIMQIPSVKKGEKIATLIAPTDGEAGFDVCGAIIPSYPGKKVLVKAGKNVVYREADQSFYATTDGQLSWRGKYIQVQPVYEVNQTLSMKTGNIDFIGTIIIRGDVPAGYTVTAKGDVKIFGMVEAATVLAGGSIYVAEGVAGQGAGTIQADENIHVGYVNQGNIIAGKDLFVENSIFHSQCKVRERVICHRGNIIGGTLSVGKRIEAKDVGNRVGVKTEVMFGLDQKTEKEKRDLLDEKKKLEATLSKLALLEKKLNGQQIENDSKLKITLLRYKHSLQKTKERLAEVNRLLNQLTTNLGNVEDATLVVRNYLHANVVVAFGKYYRISNGNYQGVKVQLVDNEIVTSPLT